In a genomic window of Bordetella petrii:
- a CDS encoding FAD binding domain-containing protein — protein sequence MQAFHYTRASDVDEAVRLAAQSGPGAQVRFLAGGTTLVDLMKLDVETPTHVVDINGLGGLDQVEPLPDGCTRIGALVRNADLAHHPHIAAHYPVLSQALLAGASAQLRNMATTSGNLLQRTRCVYFRDRAARCNKRSPGSGCDAIGGHNRNLAVLGASPHCIASNPSDMNVALMALDATVHVRGPDGARDIALRDFYLLPGDTPQRETVLRPGELITHVSLPPPAPGAHSTYVKLRDRASYEFALASAAVVLQTRDGRIAAAGIALGGVGTRPWRCPRAEQLLAGQQPGIEPYRQAARAALEDAVAQSENGFKIELARRCLVHALSTALPPQ from the coding sequence ATGCAAGCCTTCCACTACACCCGCGCCTCGGACGTCGACGAAGCCGTGCGCCTGGCCGCGCAAAGCGGGCCCGGCGCGCAGGTGCGCTTCCTGGCGGGCGGCACCACCCTGGTCGACCTGATGAAGCTCGATGTCGAGACGCCCACCCACGTCGTCGACATCAACGGCCTGGGCGGCCTGGACCAGGTGGAGCCGCTGCCCGACGGATGCACCCGCATCGGCGCGCTGGTGCGCAATGCCGATCTGGCGCATCACCCGCACATCGCCGCCCATTATCCGGTGCTGTCGCAGGCGCTGCTGGCCGGCGCATCGGCTCAGCTGCGCAATATGGCCACCACCAGCGGCAACCTGCTGCAGCGCACGCGCTGCGTGTATTTTCGCGATCGCGCCGCCCGTTGTAACAAGCGCAGCCCGGGCAGCGGCTGCGACGCCATCGGCGGCCACAATCGCAATCTGGCCGTGCTGGGCGCCAGCCCCCATTGCATTGCCAGCAACCCGTCGGACATGAACGTGGCGCTGATGGCGCTGGACGCCACCGTGCACGTGCGCGGCCCCGATGGCGCGCGCGACATTGCCCTGCGCGACTTCTACCTGCTGCCCGGCGATACGCCCCAGCGCGAAACCGTGCTGCGGCCCGGCGAGCTGATCACCCATGTCAGCCTGCCGCCGCCGGCCCCGGGCGCGCATTCTACCTACGTGAAGCTGCGCGACCGCGCCTCGTACGAGTTCGCCCTGGCCTCCGCCGCCGTGGTGCTGCAGACACGCGATGGCCGCATCGCGGCGGCCGGCATCGCCCTGGGCGGCGTGGGCACCCGCCCCTGGCGTTGTCCGCGGGCCGAGCAACTGCTGGCCGGCCAGCAACCCGGCATCGAGCCCTACCGGCAGGCCGCCCGGGCGGCACTGGAGGACGCCGTCGCGCAAAGCGAGAACGGCTTCAAGATCGAGCTGGCCCGCCGCTGCCTGGTCCATGCCCTGTCCACGGCCCTGCCGCCGCAGTAA
- a CDS encoding (2Fe-2S)-binding protein → MSDFPGGTSCAPCAAGGPAGVPVTLRVNGASHALTLDPRATLLDTLRETLHLTGTKKGCDHGQCGACTVHMDGRRVNACLVLAAAASGRDITTIEGLGGLPSLHPLQAAFVAHDGYQCGYCTAGQIMSAAALLHEPCGDSDDDVRELMSGNICRCGAYANIVAAIQDVRGKR, encoded by the coding sequence ATGTCCGATTTCCCTGGCGGTACGTCCTGCGCGCCCTGTGCGGCCGGCGGGCCGGCAGGCGTGCCGGTCACATTGCGCGTCAACGGTGCCAGCCATGCGCTGACGCTGGACCCGCGCGCCACCTTGCTGGACACGCTACGCGAAACGCTGCACCTGACCGGCACCAAAAAGGGCTGCGACCACGGCCAGTGCGGCGCCTGTACGGTGCACATGGATGGCCGGCGAGTCAACGCCTGCCTGGTGCTGGCGGCGGCGGCGAGCGGGCGTGACATCACCACCATTGAAGGGCTGGGCGGACTGCCGTCCCTGCATCCGCTGCAGGCGGCTTTTGTCGCGCACGACGGCTACCAGTGCGGCTACTGCACCGCCGGGCAGATCATGTCCGCGGCCGCCTTGCTGCACGAACCCTGTGGCGACAGCGATGACGACGTGCGCGAACTCATGAGCGGCAATATCTGCCGCTGCGGCGCCTACGCCAACATCGTCGCGGCCATTCAAGACGTGCGCGGGAAAAGGTGA
- a CDS encoding xanthine dehydrogenase family protein molybdopterin-binding subunit: MDHPRFVHPDAIGQPSTRIDGPAKVSGAARYTADFMLPGMLYAVPVCATIAHGRITGLDAEAARAMPGVHAVLHRGNRPSLYRAASGSIDEARPPLDDDTIRYYGQYVAVVAADTLEQAQAAARAVRVSYEAQAPDVSPPADEDTPNIESQRGDAATAYAQAPVQVDEVYTTPVETHNSMELHACVAEYDGQSYTLYETSQGVVNHRDVMAQMLGVGKESVRVISHYLGSGFGGKLWPWPHSLLAAVAARQLGRPVKLVISRAMTFHSAGHRPHTRQRMRLGATRDGKLVSLRHHYLSQASQLDKYRERCGEATPRMYSTPNLQVGWGLARRHVGAPTSMRGPGAVPGMYALESAMDELAVALQMDPVELRLRNEPEHDEGNGLPFSSRHLRECLRQGAERFGWQRRQPGLGAMRQGDTVLGWGVASCSWLALRMPTDARVTLYADGSARLDCATQDIGTGTYTVLAQLVSAETGIALDRIQVGLGDTQLPPGPVSGGSAATASVVPAALQATREAARAARRLAAQPGGPYAGKPDQELSMHAGRVRLSADRADAGVPLGRVLAAAGVASVSGEGHGDSGGALKQQYSINSYGAHFVEVTWHPATARLRVSRVVTVIDGGRIINPRTGRNQIEGAIVMGVGMAMLEHTHYDSRSGAPVNSNLADYIVATHADAPRLDVSFLDYPDYIWNEAGARGIGEIGLAGIAAAITNAVYHATGVRVRDLPVRIEDLL; encoded by the coding sequence ATGGATCATCCCCGCTTTGTTCATCCCGACGCCATCGGCCAGCCCAGCACGCGCATCGACGGGCCCGCCAAGGTCAGCGGCGCGGCGCGCTACACCGCCGATTTCATGTTGCCCGGCATGCTGTACGCCGTGCCGGTATGCGCCACCATCGCGCATGGCCGCATCACGGGCCTGGATGCCGAGGCCGCGCGCGCCATGCCCGGCGTGCATGCCGTCTTGCACCGAGGCAACCGTCCGTCGCTGTACCGTGCCGCCAGCGGGTCGATCGACGAGGCGCGGCCGCCGCTCGACGACGACACCATCCGCTACTACGGCCAGTACGTGGCCGTGGTGGCGGCCGACACGCTGGAGCAGGCCCAGGCCGCGGCCCGCGCGGTACGCGTCAGCTACGAGGCGCAAGCTCCCGACGTCTCGCCGCCGGCCGATGAAGACACCCCCAATATCGAGAGCCAGCGCGGCGACGCGGCCACCGCCTATGCCCAAGCGCCGGTGCAAGTGGATGAGGTCTACACCACGCCGGTCGAGACGCACAATTCCATGGAGCTGCACGCGTGCGTGGCCGAGTACGACGGCCAGTCCTACACGCTGTACGAGACCAGCCAGGGCGTGGTGAATCACCGCGATGTCATGGCGCAGATGCTGGGCGTCGGCAAAGAGAGCGTGCGCGTCATCTCGCATTACCTGGGCTCGGGTTTCGGCGGCAAGCTGTGGCCCTGGCCGCATTCACTGCTGGCCGCCGTGGCGGCACGCCAGCTGGGCCGTCCGGTGAAGCTGGTGATCAGCCGCGCCATGACCTTTCACAGCGCCGGCCATCGCCCGCATACGCGGCAGCGTATGCGCCTGGGCGCCACGCGCGATGGCAAGCTGGTGTCGCTGCGGCATCACTATTTAAGCCAGGCCTCGCAGCTGGACAAGTACCGCGAACGCTGCGGCGAAGCCACGCCGCGCATGTACAGCACGCCCAACCTGCAGGTTGGCTGGGGCCTGGCGCGGCGCCATGTCGGCGCGCCCACTTCCATGCGCGGCCCCGGCGCGGTGCCCGGCATGTACGCGCTGGAATCGGCCATGGATGAACTGGCCGTTGCCTTGCAAATGGATCCGGTGGAACTGCGCCTGCGCAACGAACCGGAACACGATGAAGGCAATGGCCTGCCGTTCTCGTCGCGCCACCTGCGCGAATGCCTGCGGCAGGGCGCCGAGCGGTTCGGCTGGCAGCGCCGCCAGCCCGGCCTGGGCGCGATGCGCCAGGGCGATACCGTGCTGGGCTGGGGCGTGGCCTCGTGTTCATGGCTGGCCTTGCGCATGCCCACTGATGCCCGCGTGACCCTGTACGCCGATGGCTCGGCGCGCCTGGACTGCGCCACGCAGGACATCGGCACCGGCACCTACACGGTACTGGCGCAATTAGTCAGCGCCGAAACCGGCATTGCGCTGGACCGCATCCAGGTTGGCCTGGGCGACACGCAACTGCCGCCGGGCCCCGTGTCGGGCGGATCGGCCGCCACCGCGTCTGTCGTGCCGGCCGCCCTGCAAGCCACGCGCGAGGCGGCGCGCGCCGCCCGCCGGCTGGCAGCGCAGCCGGGCGGACCTTACGCCGGCAAGCCCGATCAGGAGCTGTCCATGCACGCTGGCCGCGTCCGCCTGTCCGCCGATCGCGCCGATGCCGGCGTGCCGCTGGGCCGGGTGCTGGCCGCGGCCGGCGTGGCGAGCGTGTCGGGCGAGGGCCATGGCGACAGCGGCGGCGCGCTGAAGCAGCAATATTCGATCAACTCGTATGGCGCGCATTTTGTCGAAGTTACCTGGCATCCTGCCACGGCGCGGTTGCGGGTCTCGCGCGTGGTCACGGTGATCGACGGCGGGCGCATCATCAATCCGCGCACCGGGCGCAACCAGATAGAAGGCGCCATCGTCATGGGCGTGGGCATGGCCATGCTGGAACACACGCATTACGACAGCCGCTCGGGCGCGCCCGTGAACAGCAACCTGGCCGACTACATTGTTGCCACGCACGCCGACGCGCCGCGGCTGGACGTCAGCTTCCTGGACTACCCCGACTACATCTGGAACGAGGCGGGCGCGCGCGGCATCGGCGAAATCGGCCTGGCCGGCATTGCCGCGGCCATCACCAACGCGGTCTATCACGCCACCGGGGTGCGCGTGCGCGACCTGCCGGTCCGTATCGAAGACCTGCTGTAG
- the manD gene encoding D-mannonate dehydratase ManD, giving the protein MKISNARVIVCSPGRNFVTLKIETDEGLTGIGDATLNGRELAVASYLADHVVPCLIGRDAHQIEDIWQFLYRGAYWRRGPVTMSAIAAVDTALWDIKAKAAGMPLYQLLGGRSRTGVMVYGHANGRDIDETVDEVLRYRDMGYRAIRAQSGVPGLNAVYGVGRGRMFYEPADADLPSEHDWSTEKYLDHAPRLFQRVRDAVGWETHLLHDVHHRLTPIEAARLGKSLEPYRLFWMEDATPAENQDAFRLIRQHTVTPLAVGEIFNTVWDCKDLIQNQLIDYIRTTVVHAGGITHLRRIADLAALYQVRTGSHGATDLSPVCMGAALHFDLWVPNFGIQEYMRHTEETDAVFPHAYTFADGMLHPGDAPGHGVDIDETLAARYPYQRAYLPVNRQAHDGTLWNW; this is encoded by the coding sequence ATGAAGATAAGCAACGCACGCGTCATTGTCTGCAGCCCGGGCCGCAACTTCGTCACCCTGAAAATCGAGACCGACGAAGGGCTGACGGGCATTGGCGACGCCACACTCAACGGCCGCGAGCTGGCCGTGGCCAGCTATCTGGCCGACCATGTGGTGCCATGCCTGATCGGACGCGATGCCCACCAGATCGAAGACATCTGGCAATTCCTGTACCGGGGCGCCTATTGGCGGCGCGGGCCGGTCACCATGTCCGCCATCGCCGCGGTGGACACCGCGCTGTGGGACATCAAGGCCAAGGCGGCGGGCATGCCGCTGTACCAGTTGCTGGGCGGACGCAGCCGCACCGGCGTCATGGTGTACGGGCACGCCAACGGGCGCGATATCGACGAAACCGTCGACGAAGTGCTGCGCTACCGCGACATGGGCTACCGCGCCATTCGCGCGCAAAGTGGCGTGCCGGGCCTGAACGCGGTATATGGCGTGGGCCGCGGCCGCATGTTTTACGAACCGGCCGATGCCGACCTGCCGTCCGAGCACGACTGGTCCACCGAGAAATACCTGGACCACGCTCCCCGGCTGTTCCAGCGCGTGCGCGATGCGGTGGGCTGGGAGACGCATCTGCTGCACGATGTGCACCATCGCCTGACCCCCATCGAGGCCGCGCGCCTGGGCAAGTCGCTGGAGCCCTACCGCCTGTTCTGGATGGAGGACGCCACGCCCGCCGAAAACCAGGACGCCTTCCGCCTGATCCGCCAGCACACGGTTACGCCGCTGGCGGTGGGCGAGATTTTCAATACTGTATGGGACTGCAAGGATCTCATCCAGAACCAGCTTATCGACTACATCCGTACCACGGTCGTCCATGCCGGCGGCATCACGCATCTGCGCCGCATCGCCGACCTGGCCGCGCTGTACCAGGTGCGTACCGGCAGCCATGGCGCTACCGATCTGTCGCCCGTCTGCATGGGGGCGGCGCTGCATTTCGACCTGTGGGTGCCCAACTTCGGCATCCAGGAATACATGCGCCACACCGAAGAAACCGATGCCGTGTTCCCGCACGCCTATACCTTCGCCGACGGCATGCTGCATCCGGGCGACGCGCCTGGCCACGGCGTGGATATCGACGAGACGCTGGCTGCCCGCTATCCGTACCAGCGTGCCTACCTGCCGGTGAATCGGCAGGCGCACGACGGCACCCTGTGGAACTGGTAA
- a CDS encoding mannitol dehydrogenase family protein: MAARLNAAALASLPSGIARPGYDRSRLRAGIVHLGIGAFHRAHQAPVTDLALAASGDLRWGIVGVSLRSPATRDALAPQDGLYTLSLRDADATGAPRESLAVVGAVLGVLVAAEDPGAVLAQIAHPDTRIVSLTITEKGYCHEPASGRLRRDDPDIAHDLAHADAPRSAIGMLVHGLARRLAAGLGPVTLLSCDNLPSNGDTLRGLVLEFAQACDPVLGGWIAAHCTFPNSMVDRIVPRTDDADRRRIAARMGMDDAWPVVGEPFLEWVMEDRFAAGRPAWDQPGGARFVADAAPFERLKLRMVNGPHSALAYLGACAGLDTVSQAMADPDLRGYLDALIGAEIAPTLPAVPGVDLAALRARLLARFANPALPHRTQQIAMDGSQKLPQRLLGTVRDRLRAGAGYSRLALAVAAWLHYLRGQDERGMAYSIQDPLAGELQALLAGAGQGEDADARRARALVGYRPVFGDLAGHEAFIDAVARHAARLRRHGVRAAAREAT, from the coding sequence ATGGCCGCGCGCCTGAATGCCGCCGCGCTGGCGTCGCTTCCGTCCGGCATCGCGCGCCCCGGATACGACCGTTCGCGCCTGCGCGCTGGCATCGTGCACTTGGGCATCGGCGCCTTTCACCGTGCCCACCAGGCGCCGGTCACCGACCTGGCGCTGGCGGCCAGCGGCGATCTGCGCTGGGGCATCGTCGGCGTGTCGCTGCGCAGCCCCGCCACGCGCGACGCGCTGGCTCCGCAAGACGGCCTGTACACGCTGTCGCTGCGTGATGCCGATGCAACGGGCGCGCCCCGCGAGTCGCTCGCGGTGGTGGGGGCCGTGCTGGGCGTGCTGGTGGCGGCCGAAGATCCCGGCGCCGTGCTGGCGCAGATCGCCCATCCCGATACGCGCATCGTCAGCCTGACCATTACCGAAAAAGGCTATTGTCACGAGCCCGCCAGCGGACGCCTGCGCCGCGACGACCCGGACATCGCGCACGACCTGGCGCATGCCGACGCGCCGCGCAGCGCCATCGGCATGCTGGTGCATGGCCTGGCCCGACGCCTGGCCGCGGGGCTGGGGCCCGTCACGCTGCTGTCGTGCGACAACCTGCCATCCAACGGCGATACGCTGCGCGGCCTGGTGCTGGAGTTCGCCCAGGCCTGCGACCCTGTTCTGGGCGGCTGGATCGCCGCGCATTGCACTTTCCCCAACTCCATGGTCGACCGCATCGTGCCGCGCACCGACGACGCCGATCGCCGGCGCATCGCCGCGCGGATGGGCATGGACGATGCCTGGCCCGTGGTGGGCGAGCCTTTCCTGGAATGGGTGATGGAAGACCGCTTCGCCGCCGGCCGGCCCGCCTGGGACCAGCCCGGCGGCGCCCGCTTCGTGGCCGACGCCGCGCCGTTCGAACGCCTGAAGCTGCGCATGGTGAACGGCCCGCATTCGGCGCTGGCCTACCTGGGCGCCTGCGCGGGGCTGGACACGGTCAGCCAGGCCATGGCCGACCCGGACTTGCGCGGTTACCTGGATGCGCTGATCGGCGCGGAAATCGCGCCCACGCTGCCGGCCGTGCCGGGTGTGGACCTGGCCGCCCTGCGCGCGCGCCTGCTGGCGCGCTTCGCCAACCCGGCGCTGCCTCATCGCACGCAGCAGATCGCCATGGACGGTTCGCAGAAACTGCCGCAACGCCTGCTGGGCACTGTGCGCGACCGCCTGCGCGCCGGCGCCGGCTACAGCCGGCTGGCCCTGGCGGTAGCCGCCTGGCTGCACTATCTGCGCGGCCAGGATGAACGGGGCATGGCCTATTCCATCCAGGACCCGCTGGCCGGCGAACTGCAGGCGCTGCTGGCGGGCGCGGGACAGGGCGAGGACGCCGATGCGCGGCGCGCCCGCGCGCTGGTCGGCTATCGGCCGGTGTTCGGCGACCTGGCCGGGCATGAAGCATTCATTGATGCCGTGGCGCGCCATGCCGCCCGGTTGCGGCGGCACGGCGTGCGCGCCGCCGCGCGGGAGGCCACGTGA
- a CDS encoding UxaA family hydrolase produces MDSANDTPVIRIHPADNVVIARRQLVGGTPLPGEGVTVAGLVPPGHKVAVRAIAAGQPVRRYNQVIGVARQDIVPGQHVHTHNLAFSDFERDYAVGHDAHATDYVDRPATFDGIVRPDGRVATRNYIGVLTSVNCSATVARAIADHFRRDIRPEALAAYPHVDGVVALTHGLGCATGSDGEPLRVLRRTLGGYARHVNFGALMVVGLGCETNQISGLMEQEGLQESGQLQTFSIQGTGGTRHAVARGIELVEQMLADANRVQRQPVPASHLTVGLQCGGSDGYSGISANPALGAAVDLLVRHGGAAILSETPEIYGGEHLLTRRAVSPAVADKLLARLRWWEDYCARNDAEMDNNPSAGNKAGGLTTILEKSLGAIAKSGTTNLVDVLEYAEPVRARGLVFMDTPGYDPVSATGQVAGGANLICFTTGRGSAYGCAPSPSLKLATNTELWLRQADDIDINCGEVVDGRSDVQTMGERIFRLMLDTASGRRSKSEIHGYGQNEFVPWQLGAVM; encoded by the coding sequence ATGGATTCCGCCAACGACACCCCCGTCATCCGCATTCATCCCGCCGACAATGTCGTGATCGCCCGCCGCCAGCTGGTGGGCGGCACGCCGCTGCCGGGCGAAGGCGTCACCGTGGCGGGGTTGGTGCCGCCCGGCCATAAAGTGGCGGTGCGCGCCATCGCCGCGGGCCAGCCGGTGCGCCGCTACAACCAGGTAATCGGCGTGGCGCGGCAAGACATCGTCCCGGGCCAGCACGTGCATACCCACAACCTGGCGTTTTCCGATTTCGAGCGCGACTACGCCGTGGGGCACGACGCGCACGCCACCGACTATGTCGACCGGCCGGCCACCTTCGACGGCATCGTGCGGCCCGACGGCCGCGTGGCCACGCGCAACTACATCGGCGTGTTGACTTCGGTGAACTGTTCGGCGACGGTGGCGCGCGCCATCGCCGACCACTTCCGCCGCGATATCCGGCCCGAGGCGCTGGCGGCGTATCCCCATGTCGACGGCGTGGTGGCCCTGACGCACGGCCTGGGCTGCGCCACGGGCAGCGACGGCGAACCCCTGCGGGTGCTGCGCCGCACGCTGGGCGGATACGCGCGCCATGTGAATTTCGGCGCCCTGATGGTGGTGGGGCTGGGTTGTGAAACCAACCAGATCAGCGGCCTGATGGAACAGGAAGGCCTGCAGGAAAGTGGGCAGCTGCAAACGTTCAGCATCCAGGGCACCGGCGGCACGCGCCACGCCGTGGCGCGCGGCATCGAACTGGTTGAGCAGATGCTGGCCGACGCCAACCGCGTACAGCGCCAACCGGTGCCGGCCAGCCACCTGACGGTGGGCCTGCAGTGCGGCGGATCGGACGGCTATTCGGGCATCAGCGCCAATCCCGCGCTGGGCGCCGCGGTAGACCTGCTGGTGCGGCACGGTGGCGCGGCGATCTTGTCCGAAACCCCGGAAATTTACGGCGGCGAGCATCTGCTGACGCGCCGCGCCGTCTCGCCCGCCGTCGCCGACAAGCTGCTGGCACGGCTGCGGTGGTGGGAAGACTACTGCGCGCGCAACGATGCCGAAATGGACAACAACCCTTCGGCCGGCAACAAGGCCGGCGGCCTGACCACCATTCTGGAAAAGTCGCTGGGCGCCATCGCCAAGAGCGGCACTACCAATCTGGTCGACGTGCTCGAATACGCCGAGCCGGTGCGCGCGCGCGGCCTGGTGTTCATGGATACGCCGGGCTACGACCCGGTGTCGGCCACCGGGCAGGTGGCCGGCGGCGCCAACCTGATCTGCTTCACTACCGGGCGCGGCTCGGCCTACGGCTGCGCGCCGTCGCCGTCGCTGAAGCTGGCCACCAATACCGAACTGTGGCTGCGCCAGGCCGACGACATCGACATCAATTGCGGCGAAGTCGTCGATGGCCGCAGCGACGTGCAGACCATGGGCGAACGCATTTTCCGCCTGATGCTCGATACCGCCTCGGGCCGCCGCAGCAAGAGCGAAATCCACGGCTATGGGCAGAACGAGTTCGTGCCCTGGCAGCTGGGGGCCGTGATGTAG
- a CDS encoding Ldh family oxidoreductase, with protein sequence MQTSLWGVDSHGIARLPHYLNRLAHGSVLARPQVRVVRSGPATAQVHGGQGLGIVVAHRANRLAMEIAREAGVAAVGVSDSSHCGAVGLYSRAAAEAGLVGLAFTHSDAIAAPFGGHAPFLGTNPISVAVPRQDGPPACLDMASTAIPWNRVMNARREGHALPEGVALDDTGRDATDPLVARALRPLGGPQQGYKGYGLALMIELLCGPLNGNPFGPHISPMYEQLDKARRLGAFFIVIDPARFAGGPLLAAVVAQMAAELAAQPGQPRMPGDPEQAAQVSRLRGGIPVEPGLWQEFLLWSTRLRTPPPGLA encoded by the coding sequence GTGCAGACCAGTCTTTGGGGCGTCGATTCGCACGGCATCGCGAGGTTGCCGCATTACCTGAACCGTCTGGCCCATGGCTCCGTCCTGGCCCGGCCCCAGGTGCGCGTGGTGCGCAGCGGCCCCGCCACCGCGCAAGTGCACGGCGGGCAGGGCCTGGGCATCGTGGTGGCGCATCGCGCCAATCGGCTCGCCATGGAAATCGCCCGCGAAGCCGGCGTGGCCGCGGTCGGTGTCAGCGATTCCTCGCATTGCGGAGCCGTCGGCCTGTACAGCCGAGCGGCGGCCGAAGCAGGGCTGGTCGGCCTGGCCTTCACGCATTCCGACGCCATTGCCGCGCCATTCGGCGGCCACGCGCCGTTCCTGGGCACCAACCCCATTTCGGTGGCGGTGCCGCGCCAGGACGGGCCTCCCGCGTGCCTGGACATGGCCTCGACGGCCATTCCCTGGAACCGGGTCATGAACGCCCGGCGCGAGGGCCATGCGCTGCCCGAGGGCGTGGCGCTGGACGACACCGGGCGCGATGCCACCGACCCGCTGGTCGCGCGCGCCCTGCGGCCATTGGGCGGCCCGCAGCAAGGCTACAAGGGTTACGGCCTGGCGCTGATGATCGAGCTGCTGTGCGGCCCCTTGAACGGCAATCCTTTCGGTCCGCATATCTCGCCCATGTACGAACAGCTGGACAAGGCCCGCCGCCTGGGCGCATTCTTTATCGTGATCGATCCCGCGCGCTTCGCGGGCGGCCCGCTGCTCGCGGCCGTGGTCGCGCAAATGGCCGCCGAGCTGGCGGCCCAACCCGGGCAGCCCCGCATGCCGGGCGATCCGGAGCAGGCCGCGCAGGTCTCGCGGCTGCGCGGCGGCATCCCGGTCGAGCCGGGCCTGTGGCAGGAATTCCTGCTCTGGAGCACGCGGCTGCGCACGCCGCCGCCCGGGTTGGCCTAG
- a CDS encoding IS3 family transposase (programmed frameshift) — MGNPRARYTQEFMLEAVRMVRGGQSMAAVAKILGISPKTLHNWVKADAAGKLNGAGKQVSPEQMEIARLRAELARVKMERDILGKSHGVLCEGVGMKYAWIELHSRQWPVSLSCQVLGVSPSGYHARKVRDVDTDRPRRRISNDALLVHIKAVHAESKGEYGWPRVWKQLLVQGIRVSKDRVQRLMKLHGIKAKTKRRFKVTTDSKHSLPVAPDLLQRDFSPARPDQVWTTDITYIWTDEGWLFLTVILDLFSRQVVGWSMQPHMRTELVSDALRMAWFRRRPQAGLILHSDRGSQYCSHDFQDLLKGYGMRSSMSRRGNCWDNAPTESLWGSLKRARILGQRFATRREAMDEVIDWLSFYNHSRLHSTLGYVSPMQFERDWYAAQNQRVA; from the exons ATGGGTAATCCGAGAGCTCGATATACGCAGGAATTCATGCTGGAAGCCGTGCGCATGGTCCGCGGCGGCCAGAGCATGGCGGCGGTGGCGAAGATACTGGGCATCAGCCCGAAGACGCTGCACAACTGGGTGAAGGCCGATGCCGCTGGGAAGCTGAACGGCGCAGGCAAACAGGTTTCTCCAGAACAGATGGAGATTGCCCGGCTGCGCGCGGAGTTGGCACGCGTGAAGATGGAGCGCGACATATTGG GGAAAAGCCACGGCGTACTTTGCGAAGGTGTCGGCATGAAGTACGCCTGGATCGAGCTTCACAGCCGACAATGGCCGGTGTCCCTGAGCTGCCAGGTGCTGGGTGTCAGCCCCAGCGGTTACCACGCGCGCAAGGTGCGGGATGTCGATACTGACCGACCGCGCCGACGCATCAGCAACGACGCTCTGCTGGTGCACATCAAGGCCGTGCACGCTGAATCCAAAGGCGAGTACGGCTGGCCGCGCGTGTGGAAGCAACTGCTGGTCCAGGGCATTCGCGTCAGCAAGGATCGTGTCCAGCGGCTCATGAAGCTGCACGGCATCAAGGCGAAGACCAAACGCCGGTTCAAGGTCACGACCGACAGCAAACACAGCCTGCCGGTCGCACCGGACCTGCTGCAACGAGACTTCTCTCCCGCGCGTCCCGACCAGGTCTGGACTACGGACATCACGTACATCTGGACGGACGAGGGTTGGCTGTTTCTGACCGTCATTCTCGACCTGTTCAGCCGTCAGGTGGTGGGCTGGTCGATGCAGCCGCACATGCGCACGGAGCTGGTGTCTGATGCGCTGCGTATGGCGTGGTTTCGCCGCCGTCCGCAAGCGGGCCTGATCCTCCACAGTGACCGTGGCAGCCAGTATTGCAGTCATGACTTCCAGGACCTGCTCAAGGGCTACGGCATGCGCAGTTCGATGAGCCGTCGAGGCAATTGCTGGGACAACGCACCGACCGAGAGCCTGTGGGGATCGCTCAAGCGTGCACGCATCCTCGGCCAGCGCTTTGCAACGCGTCGCGAAGCGATGGACGAGGTAATCGACTGGTTGAGCTTCTACAATCATTCGCGCTTGCACTCGACGTTGGGCTACGTCAGCCCGATGCAATTCGAGCGGGACTGGTACGCCGCCCAGAACCAACGGGTGGCATAA